DNA sequence from the Pseudomonadota bacterium genome:
AGTTACCAGTCACTAAGTACAGGTAACAATTGACTTTCCCGACTGTTTCCATTAGCAAGGCAAGATGCAGAGCGGCATAATCAGATTCGTCCTCTTCTATCCGCTGTTCCTCTTTTCCCTTTCGTTTCACGAGGCTGCGCACGCCTATATCGCCGACAAGTTCGGCGACCCGACCGCGCGCCTGTTGGGCCGCGTGAGCCTCTCCCCGTTCCCGCACATGGACCTCGTGGGCACAGTGATCCTGCCGGCAATAGGCATACTCACCGGAGCCCCTGTGATCGGCTGGGGAAAGCCGGTGCCGGTCAACCCGTACAGGCTCAAGGGGGAGGCCAGAAAGTCGAACCTGTGGGTCGCGGCTTCAGGCCCCGCATCCAACATCTTCCTCGCGCTCTGCTTCGCAGGCCTCACGAGGCTTTTCCTGGCGGTCCTCCCGAACATGCCGCCCGCGTGGGTCGTGCCGGGCAGCTTCGGCGGCACCGTATTCGGCGGGCTCTACGCCATCTTCGAGATGGGCGTGATACTGAACCTCGTGCTCGCCTTCTTCAACCTCCTGCCGCTGCCCCCCCTTGACGGAGGCTCGGTCCTGAGGGGAATTCTGCCGGTCACGAGCCTGGACGCGTTCGACCGCTTCTCGCGCTACAGCTTCATGATTTTGCTTGTACTGTTCGTGACCGGATTGCTAAGGTACATCCTCGTCCCGGTCTTCTTCGTGGCGGGATATCTGCTCCCTTCGTGAGCCAGAGGGCGTGATGGCAGGCAAGAAGCGCATACTCAGCGGCAACCGGCCGACCGGAAGACTCCACTGGGGCAACTACTTCGGGGCGCTCAAGAACTGGGTGGCGCTGCAGGAGGAGTACGACTGCTACTACTTCGTGGCCGACTGGCACGCGCTCACCACCGGCTACGAGCACACCGAGGGGATCTCCGAATCGGTCAAGGACGTGCTCCGCGACTGGCTCGCAGCGGGCCTCGATCCGAAGAAATCCACGATCTTCATCCAGTCCTGGGTGCCGGAGCACGCGGAGCTGCACCTGCTGCTCTCCATGATGACGCCTCTGGGCTGGCTCGAGCGAGTGCCGTCGTTCAAGGACATGCAGGCCCAGCTGGCCGACCGCGACCTCAACATGTACGGGTTCCTGGGCTACCCGCTCCTGCAGGCGGCCGACATACTGATCTACAGGGCCGACTTCGTGCCCGTGGGCGAGGACCAGCTCGCGCACCTGGAGTTCGCGCGCGAGCTCGTGCGCCGCTTCGCGTTCATCACGGGCCACGACGCCTTCGTCGAGCCGAAGCCCATGCTCACCGAGGCGGCACGAGTGCCCGGCATCGACGGCCGCAAGATGAGCAAGAGCTTCGACAACGCCATCTACATGGCCGACCCCGACGACGAGATCCGGCGCAAGATGATGGCGGCCGTCACCGATCCGGCGCGCAAGCGCAGGCAGGACCCCGGGAACCCCGAGGTCTGCAACATCTTCGCCTACCACAGGCTCTACACCGAGCCGGCCAAGGTCGCGGAGATCGCCTCGCAGTGCAGAAGCGCGGGCATCGGCTGCGTGGACTGCAAAAGGATCTGCATCGAGAACGCGATCCGGTTCTGGAGGCCCGTCAGGGAGCGCCGCGGGAAGTGGGAGGGCAGGGACGCGGAGCTTCTCGCCATGGCCGGGGAGGGCAGCGAGAAGGCCCGCGGGATCGCCAGGGACGTGATGGAGAGGGTGAGGAAGGTCATGGGAGTGGTGTATGAATGACGACTACAGGGTGAATCTGGAGGTATTCGAGGGGCCGCTCGACCTGCTCATGCACCTCATCAGGAAGAACGACCTGGACGTCTACGACATCCCGGTCGCCTTCGTCCTCGAGGAGTACATGAGCTACATCGACACGCTGCGCGAGCTGGACATCGACCTCGCCGGCGAGTTCCTCCTCATGGCCGCGGAGCTCGCGCACATAAAGTCGAGGCTCCTCCTTCCCGAGGGCGAGGCCGAGGGCGAGGAGGAGGAGGCGGACCCGCGCGCAGACCTCGTCCGCAGGCTGCTCGAGTACCAGCGCTACAAGCAGGCCTCCGAGCAGATCCTCGAGAGGGCGATGCTCGGACGCGACGTCTTCACGCCCATGGCGCCCGAGAGGGTCATCTGCGAGTCGCAGGGGCCGGTGGAGGGGGACATCTACGAGCTGGTCGAGGCGTTCTCAAGGATGCTTCGCAAGGTGCCCGAGCAGGAGTACCACGACATTGCGGTCGACCGCATCTCGGTCAACGACCGCATCTACCAGATAGTCGGGATGCTGAGGAAGGGGGCCACCACCTCGATCGAGGAGCTCCTGCCCGAGCCGATCGGGCGATACGACGTGGTCATCACCTTCATAGCGCTGCTGGAGATGGCCAGGCTCAGGATGATCAGGGTGTATCAGCAGAGCGTCTGCGGCCCGATCCACATACAGGGCACGATGGAGGAGGTCTCGGACGAGGACGTGCTGAAGCTCGTGGAGAACGAGGCCACCGGATTCGACAGGCCTGACTCCGGCGAGGGCGCACGGGCGACCGACGATGACGGGTCAAATGGGAGGCAAGATGGATAGGGATGAGCTCAGGCCTATAATCGAGTCCATGATATTCGTCTCCGAGGAGCCGCTCACCGAGAGCGCGATCGCGATCGCCCTCGCCGACGCGGGGGTCGACAAGGCCGAGGTCGCCCTGTGCCTGGAGGAGATCGAGAGGGACTGGAACCAGTCCCCGCAGCGCGGGATCGCGCTCGCCAGGGTGGCGGGCGGTTACCAGTTCCGGACGAAGGAGGCGTGCGCCGAGTGGCTCCGCAGGCTGGCGATCCCCAAGCCCATGCGC
Encoded proteins:
- a CDS encoding site-2 protease family protein encodes the protein MQSGIIRFVLFYPLFLFSLSFHEAAHAYIADKFGDPTARLLGRVSLSPFPHMDLVGTVILPAIGILTGAPVIGWGKPVPVNPYRLKGEARKSNLWVAASGPASNIFLALCFAGLTRLFLAVLPNMPPAWVVPGSFGGTVFGGLYAIFEMGVILNLVLAFFNLLPLPPLDGGSVLRGILPVTSLDAFDRFSRYSFMILLVLFVTGLLRYILVPVFFVAGYLLPS
- the trpS gene encoding tryptophan--tRNA ligase; amino-acid sequence: MAGKKRILSGNRPTGRLHWGNYFGALKNWVALQEEYDCYYFVADWHALTTGYEHTEGISESVKDVLRDWLAAGLDPKKSTIFIQSWVPEHAELHLLLSMMTPLGWLERVPSFKDMQAQLADRDLNMYGFLGYPLLQAADILIYRADFVPVGEDQLAHLEFARELVRRFAFITGHDAFVEPKPMLTEAARVPGIDGRKMSKSFDNAIYMADPDDEIRRKMMAAVTDPARKRRQDPGNPEVCNIFAYHRLYTEPAKVAEIASQCRSAGIGCVDCKRICIENAIRFWRPVRERRGKWEGRDAELLAMAGEGSEKARGIARDVMERVRKVMGVVYE
- a CDS encoding segregation/condensation protein A; protein product: MNDDYRVNLEVFEGPLDLLMHLIRKNDLDVYDIPVAFVLEEYMSYIDTLRELDIDLAGEFLLMAAELAHIKSRLLLPEGEAEGEEEEADPRADLVRRLLEYQRYKQASEQILERAMLGRDVFTPMAPERVICESQGPVEGDIYELVEAFSRMLRKVPEQEYHDIAVDRISVNDRIYQIVGMLRKGATTSIEELLPEPIGRYDVVITFIALLEMARLRMIRVYQQSVCGPIHIQGTMEEVSDEDVLKLVENEATGFDRPDSGEGARATDDDGSNGRQDG